Proteins encoded together in one Impatiens glandulifera chromosome 1, dImpGla2.1, whole genome shotgun sequence window:
- the LOC124920235 gene encoding alpha-L-fucosidase 2-like — translation MEMEKKEEEEEREWTLVQRPLDKDLWKPTFIEEVEFPPPQPLKINFNNPASHWTDAIPIGNGRLGAMVWGGVISDSLNLNEDTLWTGNPHDYTNPNAPAALSEVRKLVDDGKYAEATDSAVKLSDSPSEVYQFLGDMKLEFDESHGEYRKETYKRELDLDNSLARVTYSVGEVVFTREHFVSFPDQVIVVKISSSKSNSLSFTVCFDSKMHHQSYSKGNNRIVMEGSCPGKRIPPRLNFETDNPKGIQFTAILDIQTSDGDGSVHVLDDRKLQVKDCDWAVMRLVASSSFEGPFVKPSESKKDPTSECLRVLDSIKSLSYSELYARHLDDYQSLFHRVSFQLSKDSKSVGEEKITADRVKSFGDDEDPSLVELLFQYGRYLLISCSRPGTQVANLQGIWNKDIEPPWDGAQHLNVNLQMNYWPSLLCNLHECQEPLFDYISNLSVNGSKTAKVNYEARGWVTHQVSDIWAKTSPDRGQALWALWPMGGAWLCTHLWEHYSYTMDKEFLEHKAYPLIEGCALFLLDWLIEGRDGFLETNPSTSPEHMFIAPDGKPASVSYSSTMDIAIVKEIFSIVVNASQVLGKKEDDLVGRVVKAQSKLPPTRISRDGSIMEWALDFQDPEVHHRHVSHLFGLFPGHTITPEKNPDLCKAADYTLFKRGEEGPGWSTTWKTALWARLRNSENAYKMVKHLFVLVDPENESAYEGGLYSNLFTAHPPFQIDANFGFSGALAEMLVQSTLKDIYLLPALPREKWANGLVKGLKARGGTTVNLCWKEGNLHQVGIWSKDKKSILKLNYRGITVVTNTLPGMIYTFNNRLKCINTCNLSDAAAKAYF, via the exons ATGGAGatggagaagaaggaagaagaagaagagagagaatggACTCTAGTCCAGAGACCATTAGATAAGGATTTATGGAAACCAACCTTCATTGAAGAAGTAGAATTTCCACCTCCGCAGCCTCTCAAAATCAACTTCAACAATCCAGCCAGCCATTGGACCGATGCAATCCCTATCGGCAATGGCCGTCTCGGAGCCATGGTTTGGGGCGGCGTCATTTCCGATTCTCTCAATCTCAACG AGGACACTCTTTGGACTGGAAATCCTCATGATTACACTAACCCTAATGCTCCAGCAGCATTATCTGAAGTTAGAAAACTCGTTGATGACGGAAAATACGCTGAAGCTACTGATTCAGCTGTTAAATTGTCAGATAGTCCATCAGAA GTTTACCAGTTTCTGGGAGATATGAAGCTGGAATTTGATGAATCTCATGGTGAATATCGTAAAGAGACTTATAAAAGAGAACTCGACTTAGACAATTCGTTAGCGAGAGTGACTTACTCAGTTGGAGAAGTTGTATTCACAAGAGAGCATTTCGTTTCATTTCCTGATCAAGTAATTGTCGTAAAGATTTCCTCTAGCAAGTCAAATTCTCTGTCGTTTACTGTCTGTTTCGATAGCAAGATGCATCATCAATCGTATTCGAAAGGAAATAACAGGATAGTCATGGAAGGAAGTTGCCCCGGGAAGAGAATACCACCGAGATTGAATTTTGAAACCGATAATCCAAAGGGAATTCAGTTTACAGCGATTCTTGATATTCAGACTAGTGATGGTGATGGTTCTGTACATGTTTTGGATGACCGGAAGCTGCAAGTTAAGGACTGTGATTGGGCTGTTATGCGGTTGGTTGCATCCTCTTCCTTTGAAGGACCATTTGTAAAGCCTTCAGAATCGAAAAAGGATCCTACTTCAGAGTGTCTAAGAGTATTGGATTCGATAAAAAGCTTGTCGTATAGCGAGCTTTACGCCAGACACTTGGATGACTACCAAAGCCTCTTTCATCGTGTCTCGTTTCAGCTCTCAAAGGACTCCAAAAGTGTTGGAGAAGAAAAGATCACAGCTGATAGAGTGAAATCTTTTGGAGATGATGAAGATCCTTCTTTAGTTGAACTTTTGTTTCAATATGGTCGATACTTGCTTATTTCTTGCTCGAGACCTGGAACCCAAGTGGCCAATCTTCAAGGAATATGGAACAAGGACATCGAGCCACCATGGGA cGGAGCACAACACCTGAATGTCAATCTTCAGATGAACTACTGGCCGTCACTCCTCTGCAACCTTCACGAGTGCCAGGAGCCGTTATTTGATTACATCTCCAATTTATCAGTCAATGGGAGTAAAACAGCCAAA GTAAATTATGAGGCGAGAGGTTGGGTGACACATCAAGTGTCGGATATATGGGCTAAAACCAGCCCAGATCGAGGTCAAGCCTTATGGGCTTTGTGGCCGATGGGTGGAGCATGGCTATGTACACATTTATGGGAGCATTATTCCTATACAATGGACAAA GAATTTCTTGAACACAAGGCATATCCACTGATTGAAGGTTGTGCTTTATTTCTATTGGACTGGTTAATTGAAGGCCGTGATGGGTTTCTTGAAACAAACCCATCAACATCTCCCGAGCATATGTTTATTGCTCCGGATGGAAAACCTGCCAGTGTGAGTTATTCGTCAACAATGGACATAGCAATTGTTAAAGAGATCTTCTCCATTGTTGTTAATGCTTCTCAG GTTTTGGGTAAAAAGGAGGATGATTTAGTTGGAAGAGTAGTTAAAGCTCAGTCAAAACTTCCTCCAACCAGGATTTCTAGAGATGGATCCATAATGGAATGG GCACTGGATTTTCAGGACCCCGAGGTGCATCATCGGCACGTGTCACATCTATTTGGATTGTTTCCTGGACATACAATAACACCCGAGAAAAATCCTGACCTGTGTAAAGCTGCAGATTATACTCTCTTTAAAAGAG GGGAGGAAGGTCCGGGATGGTCAACAACATGGAAAACCGCATTGTGGGCCCGTCTCCGTAATAGTGAGAATGCATATAAAATGGTTAAACATTTATTTGTGTTGGTAGATCCTGAAAACGAGTCTGCCTATGAAGGGGGTCTTTACAGTAACCTGTTCACTGCACATCCACCTTTCCAAATTGATGCCAACTTCGG GTTTTCGGGTGCATTAGCAGAAATGCTTGTTCAGAGCACATTGAAAGATATCTATTTACTTCCTGCTCTTCCTCGCGAGAAATGGGCAAACGGTTTAGTCAAAGGACTAAAAGCACGAGGCGGCACCACCGTTAATCTATGTTGGAAAGAGGGAAATCTGCACCAAGTGGGTATTTGGTCAAAAGATAAGAAATCCATTTTGAAACTGAACTATAGAGGGATTACAGTTGTGACTAATACTTTGCCAGGAATGATTTATACCTTCAATAACCGCCTCAAATGCATTAATACATGCAATTTGTCGGATGCTGCTGCGAAGGCTTACTTTTGA
- the LOC124916246 gene encoding programmed cell death protein 2, translating into MSEDWDKLKDIHISSFDEEEEENEEVQVKDNGDVDSSDYTEFDEFDDDDEDGDEIPITLGFLEKPKNNWSLLRQLFPSKAGGVPAWLEPINLPSGRSSLCDICSEPLQFLLQVYAPFSDKDYAFHRTLFVFMCPSMTCLNQDQHEQWKRLPEKASRSVKVFRSQLTRSNPFYSKEAPKYNGTDEPSIIGASLCNWCGTWKGDKVCSSCRKTRYCSEKHQSLHWKSGHKIDCCQLDAASQSSSCTGNKTTWPQFEIINEDEVLEEEEEEEGLNNSLVVGSKIDESVNSMLHDFEGDADKQSWVSFQDRIGRAPEQIMRYCRHEKAKPLWPMHSGRPSKADIPNCSSCGGPRAFEFQILPQLLYYFGVKNDVDSLDWASIVVYTCENSCEGSSSYKEEFSWVQLASQTTTTTTV; encoded by the exons ATGTCTGAAGATTGGGATAAGCTAAAGGATATCCATATATCATCATTTgacgaggaagaagaagaaaatgaagaagttcAAGTTAAAGATAACGGAGACGTCGATTCATCCGATTACACTGAATTCGATGAATTCGATGATGACGATGAAGACGGAGATGAAATTCCAATAACTCTAGGTTTTCTTGAGAAACCTAAGAACAATTGGTCATTACTTCGTCAGTTGTTTCCAAGCAAGGCTGGCGGTGTTCCTGCTTGGTTGGAACCGATAAATTTGCCTTCTGGAAGATCAAGTTTATGCGATATCTGCAGCGAACCTTTACAGTTCTTACTTCAGGTTTATGCACCATTTTCTGATAAGGATTATGCTTTTCATCGTACCTTGTTTGTGTTTATGTGTCCATCGATGACTTGTCTTAACCAAGACCAACATGAACAATGGAAACGCCTTCCAGAGAAAGCATCTCGCAG TGTGAAGGTTTTTCGATCCCAACTTACTCGATCGAATCCTTTTTACTCAAAAGAGGCTCCAAAATACAATGGAACTGATGAACCTTCTATAATTGGAG CTTCACTCTGTAATTGGTGTGGTACATGGAAAGGAGATAAAGTTTGCAGCAGCTGCAGAAAAACGCGGTATTGTTCAGAGAAACACCAG AGCTTGCACTGGAAGTCTGGCCATAAAATCGATTGTTGTCAACTCGACGCAGCTTCTCAGTCATCTAGCTGCACAGGAAACAAAACCACCTGGCCCCAATTTGAGATTATTAATGAAGATGAAGtccttgaagaagaagaagaagaagagggaCTGAACAATTCATTGGTTGTTGGAAGTAAAATCGACGAATCAGTCAACTCAATGCTGCATGATTTTGAG GGAGATGCTGACAAACAGAGTTGGGTATCGTTTCAAGATCGCATTGGCCGCGCCCCAGAGCAAATAATGAG ATACTGTAGGCATGAAAAAGCTAAGCCCCTTTGGCCTATGCACAGCGGTCGACCATCAAAGGCTGATATTCCCAATTGCAGCAGCTGTGGTGGCCCTCGAGCTTTTGAATTCCAG ATATTGCCACAACTGCTTTATTATTTTGGCGTGAAAAATGATGTTGACTCTTTGGACTGGGCATCGATCGTTGTTTACACATGCGAAAATTCGTGTGAAGGAAGTTCGTCGTATAAGGAAGAATTCAGTTGGGTTCAACTTGCTTCGCAGACGACGACTACTACTACTGTTTGA
- the LOC124916255 gene encoding uncharacterized protein LOC124916255 — protein sequence MSGVGGFTVSRTRGADRFYNPQVRRQQRLLLQQQQKLNTQVREQTVMAVVTVDTENRTDSDDTAAAVALSKLSTLPPPPPPCSSPPPPPPPPPVPAITVTNLDRLVESVTPLIPVQHCPEANVRGRRTGEAELRPFYSLGDLWNSFSEWSAYGAGVPLLLNGVESVTQYYVPFLSGIQLYEDKEKSNSRCSFKSDVESSRDTSRAGNSDREADRQNAMNMNCEPMNSLSLRETDICSSPGTLLYEYLEREQPYNRRPLADKISSLASQFPELTKCRSCDLSPASWISVAWYPIYRIPVGSTLKDLDASFLTFHSLSTHSRSYVPARYHIGVEKTISRVSLPVFGLASYKYKDSAVISSPECEKEKCLLEAADKWLNSLEVVLPDYQFFRSHYYSQWR from the exons atgtctGGTGTTGGAGGTTTTACTGTCTCGAGAACTCGCGGCGCCGACCGATTTTACAATCCACAGGTCCGGCGACAGCAACGGCTGTTGCTTCAGCAGCAACAGAAACTTAATACGCAGGTGAGGGAACAGACGGTTATGGCGGTAGTGACGGTGGATACGGAGAATCGGACTGATTCTGATGATACAGCGGCAGCGGTAGCATTATCTAAACTGTCTACGCTGCCGCCGCCGCCTCCTCCCTGTtcatctcctcctcctcctccgccgCCTCCTCCAGTACCTGCGATTACCGTGACTAATTTAGATCGTCTCGTGGAATCAGTCACTCCGTTAATTCCTGTTCAACATTGTCCTGAG GCGAATGTTCGAGGTAGGAGGACTGGAGAAGCTGAGTTACGTCCTTTTTATTCACTTGGCGATCTATGGAATTCGTTTAGTGAGTGGAGTGCTTATGGAGCAGGAGTGCCACTATTGTTGAATGGGGTTGAGTCTGTCACACAATATTATGTCCCATTCTTATCAGGCATACAATTGTACGAGGACAAAGAGAAGTCGAATTCTAGGTGTAG TTTCAAGAGTGATGTTGAGTCTTCAAGAGACACTAGTAGAGCTGGTAACAGTGACCGTGAAGCCGATAGGCAAAATGCGATGAACATGAATTGCGAGCCGATGAACAGTCTCTCATTAAGGGAAACTGACATCTGTAGTTCACCAGGGACGcttttatatgaatatttggAACGAGAACAACCATATAATCGCAGACCTCTAGCTGATAAG ATTTCGAGTCTTGCATCCCAATTTCCGGAGCTTACCAAGTGTAGAAGCTGCGATCTATCACCAGCAAGTTGGATATCCGTGGCTTG GTATCCAATATATAGAATTCCGGTTGGTTCAACACTCAAGGATCTAGACGCGTCATTTTTAACATTTCACTCTCTATCGACACATTCTAGGAGCTATGTTCCTGCAAGGTATCATATTGGAGTTGAAAAAACGATATCTAGGGTTTCGTTGCCAGTGTTTGGACTAGCCTCGTACAAGTACAAGGATTCGGCTGTGATCAGCAGTCCTGAATGTGAGAAAGAGAAGTGTTTGCTGGAAGCTGCGGATAAGTGGCTCAACAGtcttgaggttgttcttcctgaTTACCAATTCTTTCGATCGCATTATTATTCTCAGTGGAGATGA